A DNA window from Acropora palmata chromosome 12, jaAcrPala1.3, whole genome shotgun sequence contains the following coding sequences:
- the LOC141859709 gene encoding proton-coupled folate transporter-like, with the protein MSEDSLEEDKAESCLSKITVEPVIFCYAFGIILHVPVIQQYIHKRISEEKGIIYNTTASLSNCDLTQVSRNVETSKLQKAVQSESSFMQLGMVFSASAPSLFVALFLGAWSDRAGRRRVMGLPIFGSAVESAIILWVISFNLPIHMLLLAGFINGICGFFPTMVLSLFSYIADITDQSQRAFRLGILEATAFISGMLSHLSSGWLINKTGYKAPYMMILSLHTFALFYVLLKLPESRAKHLMENSTVKVFSLQHMRVIICIFTDPRSGQRWKMCLLMLTSGLMIVSSIGFGSVIVLYAIDRPLCCNSILIGYYLATSFFVQAVGAVLGLRFLRLVLSEDAVMQAGMISIICSLIMMAFVETKTQFFMVPLVACLGGVPTPIIRAKMSKLVDADEQGALFAAVATLETLCTLCGAALFNSIYPLFLRVGFNGFSFLVMAVLMLAALTITEIYRRKELRNSSTKYDTEPKAEDVLKKNRARLQSDKDELN; encoded by the exons ATGTCCGAGGATTCTCTGGAAGAAGATAAGGCGGAATCTTGCTTAAGCAAAATCACCGTCGAGCCCGTGATCTTTTGTTATGCGTTTGGTATTATCCTACACGTGCCTGTTATTCAACAGTACATTCACAAAAGAATCTCCgaagaaaaaggaataatttacaACACTACTGCAAGTCTCAGCAACTGTGATTTAACGCAAGTCTCCAGAAACGTAGAAACTTCAAAACTCCAGAAAGCGGTTCAATCTGAATCCTCTTTTATGCAACTCGGCATGGTCTTCTCTGCAAGCGCCCCGTCGCTTTTTGTCGCGTTATTTTTAGGGGCCTGGTCCGACAGAGCAGGGCGACGAAGGGTCATGGGACTTCCTATATTTGGTAGTGCAGTTGAATCAGCAATTATACTTTGGGTTATTTCATTTAATCTTCCAATCCACATGCTTCTCTTGGCAGGATTTATCAATGGAATTTGTGGTTTCTTTCCTACGATGGTATTATCTTTGTTCTCGTACATCGCGGACATCACGGACCAATCCCAACGTGCTTTTCGGTTGGGTATCTTGGAAGCTACGGCTTTCATTAGTGGAATGTTGAGCCACTTAAGCAGCGGTTGGCTGATAAATAAAACTGGCTACAAAGCACCTTACATGATGATTCTCTCTCTTCATACTTTTGCACTATTCTACGTACTCTTAAAACTCCCCGAATCGCGAGCGAAACATTTGATGGAAAATTCCACCGTGAAAGTATTCAGCTTGCAGCATATGCGGGTCATAATCTGCATCTTTACAGACCCACGGTCAGGACAGAGATGGAAAATGTGTTTACTAATGTTGACTTCTGGTCTTATGATTGTGTCTTCTATTGGGTTTGGTAGTGTAATTGTATTGTATGCCATTGATCGACCACTTTGTTGtaactcaattttgattggctactaTTTGGCAACCAGTTTTTTCGTTCAAGCCGTTGGAGCAGTTCTCGGTCTTAGGTTTTTGCGGCTGGTTTTATCGGAAGATGCTGTTATGCAAGCAGGAATGATATCAataatttgctctcttatcaTGATGGCGTTTGTTGagacaaaaacacaattctttATGG TTCCTCTGGTAGCTTGTCTGGGTGGTGTCCCCACACCAATCATCAGGGCAAAAATGTCCAAACTTGTTGATGCAGATGAACAAG GTGCCTTGTTTGCTGCTGTCGCTACTCTAGAAACACTTTGTACCTTGTGTGGAGCCGCCTTATTCAATTCCATCTATCCACTCTTTCTCCGTGTTGGTTTCAATGGATTTAGCTTTCTAGTAATGGCTGTACTTATGTTAGCCGCGCTCACAATAACTGA AATTTATAGGAGAAAGGAGTTGAGAAACTCGAGTACAAAATATGACACAG AACCGAAAGCAGAAGATgtgctgaaaaaaaatagagcTAGACTCCAGTCAGACAAAGATGAACTCAATTGA
- the LOC141859708 gene encoding translation initiation factor eIF2B subunit delta-like isoform X1, with the protein MADSAKEKNTQGKKNEKQATKPTLAAEGESKVQTSSQPKGEKHQQERKGTKQQKSGEKNEQKQQSVQKQQKPDQQAASKKAEKSAVPIKDEKPSAARSDGADAPEKTKAELKAERRAKQEAQRLAKAQKQAEAGVKHKTGTEGHRVMVAHDLQADDEKVQKRVAKKLARQQVPQRTSPQKKVGLFSHLHQYEKDVSLTQEISLGSVGSIHPAIITLGVQYAKGIISGSNARCVALLLAFKKLIADYATPPQRELCRDLENKIKPNISFLTQCRPLSVSMGNAIKYLKLQITHSPPDVPDEQAKRCLVDSIDKFIQERIVLAGVAISETYARTKINDDDVILTYACSSLVLKILKDAHDAGKKFRVVVVDSRPKFEGRECLRRLVKHGVRCSYVLISAVSYVIKEVSKVFLGAHALLANGYVKSRVGSSMVAMMAYASNVPVLVCCETYKFYDRVQTDSFVSNELSDPDDLVPLRRESADVLSDWRDVSSLHLLNLVYDFTPPHFVSMVITEVGMIPCTSVPVVLRVQNPDA; encoded by the exons atggcggattctgcaaaagaaaagaacacgCAAG GGAAAAAGAACGAAAAGCAGGCAACAAAACCAACTTTAGCTGCCGAAGGGGAAAGTAAG GTTCAAACAAGCAGCCAACCAAAAGGCGAGAAGCATCAGCAAGAGCGTAAAGGAACTAAGCAGCAAAAGAGTGGTGAAAAGAACGAACAAAAGCAACAATCAGTGCAGAAACAGCAGAAGCCTGATCAACAGGCTGCTTCGAAAAAGGCTGAAAAATCAGCAGTCCCAATCAAGGATGAGAAACCATCAGCTGCAAGGAGTGATGGGGCTGATGCACCTGAGAAAACTAAAGCAGAACTTAAAGCTGAAAGAAGAGCTAAACAA GAAGCGCAAAGATTAGCAAAGGCTCAGAAACAAGCGGAGGCAGGAGTAAAACACAAAACTGGCACTGAGG GCCATCGTGTTATGGTAGCACATGACCTCCAAGCAGATGATGAAAAAGTTCAAAAGAGAGTTGCGAAGAAATTAGCGAGACAGCAG gtCCCTCAGCGAACATCACCTCAGAAAAAAGTTGGCTTATTTTCACATCTTCATCAATATGAAAAGGATGTATCTTTAACTCAAGAGATCAG CCTGGGAAGTGTAGGAAGCATCCACCCTGCCATTATCACACTGGGAGTTCAATATGCCAAGGGAATTATCAGTGGATCAAACGCAAGATGTGTGGCACTTCTTTTAGCTTTCAAGAAG TTAATTGCAGATTATGCTACACCTCCTCAAAGAGAGCTTTGCAGAGATCTGgagaacaaaattaaaccCAACATCAG TTTTTTGACACAGTGCCGTCCATTGTCAGTTAGCATGGGCAATGCTATCAAGTACCTCAAGCTACAAATAACACATTCACCTCCTGATGTGCCTGATGAACAG GCAAAGAGGTGTCTTGTTGACAGCATTGACAAGTTTATCCAGGAAAGAATAGTCCTTGCAGGAGTTGCCATCTCAGAAACATATGCAAGAACCAAgataaatgatgatgatgtcatTCTTACATATGCTTG CTCTTCCTTGGTGCTGAAGATTTTGAAAGATGCCCATGATGCAGGAAAGAAGTTTAGAGTCGTTGTTGTTGATTCAAGACCAAAGTTTGAAG GTCGGGAGTGTCTTCGAAGACTAGTTAAACATGGCGTAAGATGTTCATATGTGTTGATAAGTGCTGTGTCTTATGTCATTAAAGAG GTGTCAAAGGTGTTTCTTGGTGCCCACGCTCTTCTTGCAAATGGTTATGTCAAGTCACGTGTTGGTTCCTCTATGGTGGCTATGATGGCATATGCATCAAATGTGCCAGTACTTGTTTGTTGTGAGACATACAAGTTTTATGACAGAGTGCAGACTGATTCATTCGTTTCCAATGAGCTCA GTGACCCAGATGATTTGGTACCACTGAGAAGAGAGAGTGCAGATGTTTTATCTGACTGGAGAGATGTCAGCTCACTTCATCTCTTGAATTTAGTGTATGATTTCACACCACCACATTTTGTCTCCATGGTGATAACTGAAGTGGGCATGATTCCATGTACGTCTGTTCCAGTGGTCTTAAGAGTGCAGAATCCTGATGCATAG
- the LOC141859829 gene encoding large ribosomal subunit protein uL30-like produces MAEDGEKMSIDHEKDTKKKIPRVPETLLKKRKKFETLKAAREEAARKEEKKQQEKEKIIFKKAEQYVMEYRRQEDDELRIKRTARKDGNFYVPAEAKLAFVIRIRGINGVSPKVRKILQLFRLLQIHNGVFIKLNKATINMLRIAQPYIAYGYPNLKSVRELIYKRGYGKVSKQRTALSDNSIIEKELGKFGIICMEDLVHEIYTVGDHFKEASNFLWPFKLNSPKGGYRKITTHFVEGGDHGNREVKINRLIRKMN; encoded by the exons ATGGCTGAAGACGG AGAGAAAATGAGCATTGATCATGAGAAAGACACAAAAAAGAAGATACCCCGTGTACCAGAGACTCTGctgaaaaagaggaagaaattCGAAACCTTAAAAGCTGCTAGGGAGGAAGCTGCGCGCAAGGAAGAAAAG AAGcaacaagagaaagaaaagattatCTTCAAAAAAGCTGAACAGTATGTTATGGAATATCGCAGGCAGGAAGATGATGAGCTAAGAATAAAACGTACAGCACGCAAGGATGGCAACTTTTATGTCCCTGCTGAAGCAAAGCTTGCCTTTGTTATTCGTATCAGAGG TATCAATGGAGTGAGTCCTAAGGTGCGAAAGATTCTCCAGCTGTTTCGCCTTCTTCAGATCCATAATGGTGTCTTCATCAAGCTTAACAAGGCAACAATCAACATGCTGCGGATTGCACAGCCATACATTGCCTATGG GTACCCAAACTTGAAGAGTGTGCGTGAATTGATTTACAAGCGCGGATATGGAAAGGTCTCCAAACAGCGCACCGCCCTATCTGACAACTCCATCATTGAGAAAGAGTTGGGCAAGTTTGGCATCATCTGCATGGAGGATCTTGTGCATGAAATCTACACTGTTGGGGATCATTTCAAAGAAGCAAGCAACTTTCTTTGGCCATTCAAGCTGAACTCACCAAAGGGTGGTTACCGCAAGATCACCACACACTTCGTGGAAGGCGGTGATCATGGAAACCGCGAGGTCAAGATCAACCGGCTTATCCGCAAAATGAATTAA
- the LOC141859708 gene encoding translation initiation factor eIF2B subunit delta-like isoform X2 yields MADSAKEKNTQGKKNEKQATKPTLAAEGESKAASKKAEKSAVPIKDEKPSAARSDGADAPEKTKAELKAERRAKQEAQRLAKAQKQAEAGVKHKTGTEGHRVMVAHDLQADDEKVQKRVAKKLARQQVPQRTSPQKKVGLFSHLHQYEKDVSLTQEISLGSVGSIHPAIITLGVQYAKGIISGSNARCVALLLAFKKLIADYATPPQRELCRDLENKIKPNISFLTQCRPLSVSMGNAIKYLKLQITHSPPDVPDEQAKRCLVDSIDKFIQERIVLAGVAISETYARTKINDDDVILTYACSSLVLKILKDAHDAGKKFRVVVVDSRPKFEGRECLRRLVKHGVRCSYVLISAVSYVIKEVSKVFLGAHALLANGYVKSRVGSSMVAMMAYASNVPVLVCCETYKFYDRVQTDSFVSNELSDPDDLVPLRRESADVLSDWRDVSSLHLLNLVYDFTPPHFVSMVITEVGMIPCTSVPVVLRVQNPDA; encoded by the exons atggcggattctgcaaaagaaaagaacacgCAAG GGAAAAAGAACGAAAAGCAGGCAACAAAACCAACTTTAGCTGCCGAAGGGGAAAGTAAG GCTGCTTCGAAAAAGGCTGAAAAATCAGCAGTCCCAATCAAGGATGAGAAACCATCAGCTGCAAGGAGTGATGGGGCTGATGCACCTGAGAAAACTAAAGCAGAACTTAAAGCTGAAAGAAGAGCTAAACAA GAAGCGCAAAGATTAGCAAAGGCTCAGAAACAAGCGGAGGCAGGAGTAAAACACAAAACTGGCACTGAGG GCCATCGTGTTATGGTAGCACATGACCTCCAAGCAGATGATGAAAAAGTTCAAAAGAGAGTTGCGAAGAAATTAGCGAGACAGCAG gtCCCTCAGCGAACATCACCTCAGAAAAAAGTTGGCTTATTTTCACATCTTCATCAATATGAAAAGGATGTATCTTTAACTCAAGAGATCAG CCTGGGAAGTGTAGGAAGCATCCACCCTGCCATTATCACACTGGGAGTTCAATATGCCAAGGGAATTATCAGTGGATCAAACGCAAGATGTGTGGCACTTCTTTTAGCTTTCAAGAAG TTAATTGCAGATTATGCTACACCTCCTCAAAGAGAGCTTTGCAGAGATCTGgagaacaaaattaaaccCAACATCAG TTTTTTGACACAGTGCCGTCCATTGTCAGTTAGCATGGGCAATGCTATCAAGTACCTCAAGCTACAAATAACACATTCACCTCCTGATGTGCCTGATGAACAG GCAAAGAGGTGTCTTGTTGACAGCATTGACAAGTTTATCCAGGAAAGAATAGTCCTTGCAGGAGTTGCCATCTCAGAAACATATGCAAGAACCAAgataaatgatgatgatgtcatTCTTACATATGCTTG CTCTTCCTTGGTGCTGAAGATTTTGAAAGATGCCCATGATGCAGGAAAGAAGTTTAGAGTCGTTGTTGTTGATTCAAGACCAAAGTTTGAAG GTCGGGAGTGTCTTCGAAGACTAGTTAAACATGGCGTAAGATGTTCATATGTGTTGATAAGTGCTGTGTCTTATGTCATTAAAGAG GTGTCAAAGGTGTTTCTTGGTGCCCACGCTCTTCTTGCAAATGGTTATGTCAAGTCACGTGTTGGTTCCTCTATGGTGGCTATGATGGCATATGCATCAAATGTGCCAGTACTTGTTTGTTGTGAGACATACAAGTTTTATGACAGAGTGCAGACTGATTCATTCGTTTCCAATGAGCTCA GTGACCCAGATGATTTGGTACCACTGAGAAGAGAGAGTGCAGATGTTTTATCTGACTGGAGAGATGTCAGCTCACTTCATCTCTTGAATTTAGTGTATGATTTCACACCACCACATTTTGTCTCCATGGTGATAACTGAAGTGGGCATGATTCCATGTACGTCTGTTCCAGTGGTCTTAAGAGTGCAGAATCCTGATGCATAG
- the LOC141859828 gene encoding mitochondrial uncoupling protein 4-like, which produces MAGDVNSFLYKYCLSSLAATVAESVTFPLDITKTRLQIQGERASCLSTATARSLPYRGMIKTAVGIVEEEGLRNLWSGVTPAVLRHVVYTGSRMTAYELLRNNVLRRNPDGTFALWKSVIAGMTAGAFGQFIASPTDLVKVQMQMEGKRVLIEGRQPRVLNTSHAFANIVNKHGIRGLWKGWAPNVQRAALVNMGDLTTYDTVKHFLIGHTSLQDNWITHTISSGCSGLIAATISTPADVVKTRIMNNPKVYRGSLDCFMSAVHEEGFISLYKGWLPTWTRMAPWSLTFWLVYERIRSVTGMAGF; this is translated from the exons ATGGCTGGAGATGTCAACAGCTTTTTGTACAAATATTGCCTGTCATCTCTCGCTGCAACTGTTGCAGAATCAG TGACATTTCCTCTTGATATTACCAAAACCCGGCTACAAATCCAAGGCGAGAGGGCATCATGTCTCTCAACTGCAACAGCAAGAAGCCTGCCATATCGTGGAATGATCAAGACTGCAGTGGGCATAG TTGAAGAAGAAGGCTTAAGAAATCTCTGGAGTGGTGTCACCCCTGCAGTATTGAGACACGTTG TTTACACTGGCTCAAGAATGACTGCATATGAGCTTTTACGCAACAATGTGCTAAGAAGAAATCCAGATGGTACATTTGCATTATG GAAATCAGTCATTGCGGGAATGACAGCTGGAGCATTTGGTCAGTTTATTGCCAGTCCAACTGATTTAGTCAAAGTGCAGATGCAGATGGAAGGAAAACGTGTTCTGATAGAGGGAAGGCAGCCAAG GGTACTCAACACTTCACATGCCTTTGCTAACATCGTAAACAAGCATGGCATCCGTGGTCTGTGGAAGGGATGGGCACCAAATGTTCAACGAGCAGCGCTGGTGAATATGGGAG ATCTTACTACTTATGATACTGTAAAACACTTTCTGATTGGACATACAAGTTTACAAGACAACTGGATCACCCACACGATATCAAG TGGTTGTTCTGGATTGATTGCGGCTACCATAAGTACCCCGGCAGATGTCGTAAAAACGAGAATCATGAACAATCCTAAAGTTTACAGAGGATCGCTGGACTGTTTCATGAGTGCG GTCCATGAAGAaggtttcatttctttatacAAGGGATGGCTTCCGACGTGGACTCGGATG gCGCCTTGGTCGTTGACATTTTGGCTCGTGTATGAGAGAATTCGAAGTGTTACGGGGATGGCTGGATTTTAA